One genomic window of Polyangium aurulentum includes the following:
- a CDS encoding serine/threonine-protein kinase produces MRPEEPTDFDFTSPPSERRGEALGDSAPTAPAVDPARGGLEGAAEEHRYAHRKLLGRGGMGEVRLCKDARIGRDVAMKLLLPAHARDRDARSRFLREARVQGQLEHPAIVPVYDLGVREGGEVYFTMKCLRGQTLKQVIKDLRAGEARAAATYGRHKLLGIFASICLAVDFAHARGVLHRDLKPANVMIGDFGEVYVLDWGIAKVRGTGDPTQSIDLPAATSAAATQDGRIVGTLGYMAPEQARGKLDLLDARSDVYALGAILFEILTLEPLHPRSEDPVEMLLSMARGLVSSRPSERCPGRDVPPELEEICVRATALDPGDRHPSARALHEAVERYLAGDRDLALRRELSDKHAEAAARAAERALSGDGGMEARKDALQEAGRALALDPTNAAALAAVARVLKEPPREVPAQVRDKLDAQEAAEIRTRLRFVGWAQVFAALLISCTNFWRGSVRPGLVVAGVGMMLLVGVMKLFMARARVVTDAAWYASFVLTSVAWIVAGRLTVPLFITPLFLTIHTVGFVQQSNARRQQVMIGLGAASIVIFFLLEPLGILSPTYVYRDGGIELLFPALRLGATGALGLYAVVVVLGACGAALISGHGRIALRRAQEEACLLTAQLEYLLPERARAAPPQAKTSAA; encoded by the coding sequence ATGCGCCCCGAAGAGCCGACCGATTTCGATTTCACCTCCCCGCCGAGCGAGCGCCGCGGCGAGGCCCTGGGTGACAGCGCGCCCACCGCCCCCGCGGTCGACCCGGCGCGCGGGGGGCTCGAAGGCGCCGCCGAGGAGCACCGCTATGCGCACCGCAAGCTCCTCGGTCGCGGCGGCATGGGCGAGGTTCGGCTCTGCAAGGACGCGCGCATCGGCCGCGACGTGGCCATGAAGCTGCTCCTGCCCGCCCACGCGCGCGACAGGGACGCGCGGTCGCGCTTTCTGCGCGAGGCGCGCGTGCAAGGACAGCTCGAGCACCCTGCGATCGTGCCGGTGTACGACCTCGGCGTGCGCGAGGGCGGCGAGGTGTACTTCACCATGAAGTGCCTGCGCGGCCAGACGCTGAAGCAGGTGATCAAGGATCTGCGCGCGGGCGAGGCGCGCGCCGCCGCCACCTACGGCCGCCACAAGCTGCTCGGCATCTTCGCCTCCATCTGCCTCGCCGTCGACTTCGCCCACGCGCGCGGCGTGCTCCACCGCGATCTGAAGCCCGCGAACGTGATGATCGGCGATTTCGGCGAGGTGTACGTGCTCGACTGGGGCATCGCCAAGGTGCGCGGCACGGGCGACCCCACCCAATCGATCGATCTGCCAGCGGCGACCTCGGCCGCGGCGACGCAGGATGGCCGCATCGTGGGCACGCTCGGGTACATGGCGCCCGAGCAGGCGCGCGGGAAGCTCGATCTGCTCGACGCGCGCAGCGACGTCTACGCGCTCGGCGCGATCCTCTTCGAGATCCTCACGCTCGAGCCCCTGCACCCGCGCAGCGAGGATCCGGTGGAGATGCTGCTCAGCATGGCGCGCGGGCTCGTGTCGAGCCGCCCCTCCGAGCGCTGCCCCGGCCGCGACGTGCCGCCCGAGCTCGAGGAGATCTGCGTGCGCGCGACGGCGCTCGATCCGGGCGACCGTCACCCGAGCGCGCGCGCCCTGCACGAGGCGGTGGAGCGCTACCTCGCCGGCGATCGCGACCTCGCGCTGCGCCGCGAGCTTTCGGACAAACACGCCGAGGCCGCGGCGCGCGCGGCCGAGCGTGCTCTCTCGGGCGACGGAGGCATGGAGGCGCGCAAGGACGCGCTGCAGGAGGCGGGCCGCGCGCTCGCCCTCGATCCGACGAACGCGGCGGCGCTCGCGGCCGTGGCGCGCGTGCTCAAGGAGCCGCCGCGCGAGGTGCCCGCACAGGTCCGCGACAAGCTCGACGCGCAGGAGGCCGCGGAGATCCGCACGAGGCTGCGCTTCGTCGGCTGGGCCCAGGTCTTCGCGGCGCTGCTCATCTCCTGCACGAATTTCTGGCGGGGCTCGGTGCGCCCGGGGCTCGTCGTCGCCGGCGTGGGCATGATGCTGCTCGTCGGCGTGATGAAGCTCTTCATGGCCCGCGCGCGCGTGGTCACGGACGCCGCGTGGTACGCGAGCTTCGTGCTCACGTCCGTGGCCTGGATCGTCGCGGGCAGGCTCACCGTCCCCCTGTTCATCACGCCTCTTTTTTTGACCATCCACACCGTCGGCTTCGTGCAGCAGTCGAACGCGCGGCGGCAGCAGGTGATGATCGGGCTCGGCGCGGCCTCCATCGTGATCTTCTTCCTCCTCGAGCCGCTCGGGATCCTGTCGCCGACCTACGTGTATCGCGACGGCGGGATCGAGCTTCTGTTCCCGGCGCTGCGGCTCGGGGCCACGGGCGCGCTCGGCCTGTACGCGGTGGTGGTCGTCCTGGGCGCGTGCGGCGCCGCGCTGATCTCGGGGCACGGCCGGATCGCGCTTCGCCGGGCGCAGGAGGAGGCCTGTCTGCTCACGGCGCAGCTCGAGTACCTCCTGCCCGAGCGCGCGCGCGCCGCCCCCCCGCAGGCGAAGACGAGCGCGGCTTGA
- a CDS encoding acyl-CoA dehydrogenase family protein, with protein sequence MAFYQDPPALGNQYEADRVLRSYLGRTLSPDVLRDIEPELSAMGELAGGELYRMQLEDRLNEPKLTPWDAWGRRVDRIELTPLWKRCARIAAEQGLIATAYEQRHGALSRIHQFALVYLFDPSSDVYTCPLAMTDGAAKTLVVHRPVRSHEDDFAADAYRRLVSRTPEIAWTSGQWMTERTGGSDVGLTETIARPDEGGKFRLYGTKWFTSATTSQMALTLARPEGNPSGGRGLALFYVEVFDDKGLKGGILVNRLKDKLGTRKVPTAELTLDGALAVPVKGLTDGIRNISPMLNVTRTWNAIGAIAGMRRGLALARDYARRRVQFGAPLSDKPLHTDTLADLQAEYEGAFHLTFRAVELLGREEAGDMTESEARLLRLVTPLAKLTTGKQTVAVLSEVLECFGGAGYVEDTGLPRLLRDAQVLPIWEGTTNVLSLDALRAIQKERGLEDLLAEIRALVGKAKDAALVAAGKKAIAAAEHAAGWLVETAARDLLDVEAGARRFALTLGRAYELALLVRHAQYALDDERDGRARASALRFASRGVDLLRDEDRALALALANDTPLEVDAST encoded by the coding sequence ATGGCCTTCTACCAAGATCCCCCCGCCCTCGGAAATCAGTACGAAGCCGACCGCGTTCTGCGCTCGTATCTCGGCCGCACCCTGTCGCCCGATGTCCTGCGCGACATCGAGCCCGAGCTGTCCGCGATGGGCGAGCTCGCAGGCGGCGAGCTGTACCGCATGCAGCTCGAGGACCGCCTGAACGAGCCCAAGCTCACGCCCTGGGACGCCTGGGGCCGCCGCGTCGACCGCATCGAGCTGACGCCGCTCTGGAAGCGCTGCGCGCGCATCGCGGCCGAGCAAGGCCTCATCGCCACCGCCTACGAGCAGCGCCACGGCGCCCTGTCGCGCATCCACCAGTTTGCCCTGGTGTATCTCTTCGACCCCTCGAGCGACGTGTACACCTGCCCGCTCGCCATGACCGACGGCGCGGCCAAGACGCTGGTCGTGCACCGCCCGGTCCGCAGCCACGAGGACGATTTCGCGGCCGACGCCTACCGCCGCCTCGTCAGCCGCACCCCGGAGATCGCCTGGACGAGCGGCCAGTGGATGACCGAGCGCACGGGCGGCTCGGACGTCGGCCTGACCGAGACCATCGCGCGCCCCGACGAGGGCGGCAAGTTCCGCCTCTATGGCACCAAATGGTTCACCTCGGCCACCACCTCGCAAATGGCCCTCACGCTGGCTCGCCCCGAGGGAAACCCCTCGGGCGGGCGTGGGCTCGCGCTGTTTTACGTCGAGGTGTTCGACGACAAGGGCCTGAAGGGCGGGATCCTGGTCAATCGGCTGAAGGACAAGCTCGGCACCCGCAAGGTGCCCACGGCCGAGCTCACGCTGGATGGCGCCCTGGCCGTGCCGGTCAAGGGCCTGACCGACGGCATTCGCAACATCTCGCCGATGCTGAACGTCACCCGCACCTGGAATGCGATCGGCGCCATCGCGGGCATGCGCCGCGGTCTCGCCCTGGCGCGCGATTATGCCCGCCGCCGCGTCCAGTTCGGGGCGCCGCTCTCCGACAAACCCTTGCACACCGACACGCTCGCGGACCTGCAGGCCGAGTACGAGGGCGCCTTTCACCTCACCTTCCGCGCCGTCGAGCTGCTCGGGCGCGAGGAGGCGGGGGACATGACCGAGTCCGAGGCGAGGCTCCTGCGCCTCGTCACGCCGCTCGCCAAGCTCACGACCGGCAAGCAGACGGTGGCCGTGCTCAGCGAGGTGCTCGAATGCTTCGGCGGGGCCGGGTACGTGGAGGACACGGGGCTGCCGCGGCTCCTGCGCGACGCGCAGGTGTTGCCGATCTGGGAGGGCACGACGAACGTGCTCTCGCTCGACGCATTGCGGGCCATTCAGAAAGAGCGCGGGCTCGAGGATCTGCTCGCCGAGATCCGGGCGCTCGTCGGGAAGGCAAAGGATGCGGCGCTCGTCGCGGCCGGCAAGAAGGCCATTGCGGCGGCCGAGCATGCGGCGGGCTGGCTCGTCGAGACGGCCGCGCGCGATCTGCTCGACGTGGAGGCGGGCGCGCGTCGGTTTGCCCTCACGCTCGGGCGCGCTTACGAGCTTGCGCTGCTCGTGCGGCACGCGCAATACGCGCTCGACGACGAGCGCGACGGCCGCGCGCGCGCATCGGCCCTGCGCTTCGCGTCCCGCGGCGTCGATCTCCTCCGCGACGAGGACCGCGCCCTCGCCCTGGCGCTCGCCAACGACACGCCGCTCGAAGTCGACGCCTCGACCTGA
- a CDS encoding feruloyl-CoA synthase, translating into MSRAPLAKLAFAEPAVSVSALPGGGMLLRSPRPLPPYPRHLGEVLLRWAERAPDRVFLAERDASGSGFRKVTYAEAAAMSASIAEALLGRGLSAERPVAILSENGVDHALLALGAMAAGVPVCPVSPAYALMSRDFDKLRYILGLLRPGLVYAKDGGRFSRALGALDLAGAEVVVSADSPGGIDATPFESLLREAPGERAARAFAGVGPDTVAKILFTSGSTGQPKGVLNTQRMLCSNQQAIAEVWTFLGRRPPVVVDWLPWSHTFGGNHNFNMVLFHGGTLYVDEGRPTPELIERTVKNLREVSPTLYFNVPRGFDVLLPHLESDEALRRNFFRDLDLLFYAAAALPQSLWTRLEEASVRARGERVVMVSAWGSTETSPMVTTVHFPIDRAGVIGLPAPGTELKMVPNGGKLELRVRGPNVTPGYLGRDDLTREAFDEDGFYRIGDAGKFADPDDPAAGIIFDGRVAEDFKLTSGTWVHAGAVRVAAIAAASPVIQDAVVTGHDRTEIGLLVFPSLAGCRAVCPGAPADAPLEALVDRPEVVARLREGLGAYNEANPASSTRIARALFLLEPPSIDAGEITDKGYINQRAVLERRTGLVEALYTDSAPGVLRL; encoded by the coding sequence ATGAGCCGCGCCCCCCTCGCCAAGCTCGCGTTCGCCGAGCCGGCCGTCTCGGTCAGCGCCTTGCCGGGGGGCGGCATGCTCCTCCGCTCCCCGCGGCCATTGCCTCCGTATCCGCGCCACCTCGGCGAGGTGCTCCTGCGCTGGGCCGAGCGCGCGCCCGATCGGGTTTTTCTGGCCGAACGTGACGCCTCCGGCAGCGGCTTCCGGAAGGTGACGTATGCCGAGGCCGCCGCGATGTCGGCCTCCATTGCCGAGGCGCTCCTCGGGCGGGGGCTCTCGGCGGAGCGGCCGGTCGCCATTCTGTCGGAGAACGGCGTCGATCACGCCCTGCTCGCCCTCGGCGCCATGGCGGCCGGCGTGCCGGTGTGTCCGGTCTCGCCTGCGTACGCGCTCATGTCGCGCGATTTCGATAAATTGCGCTACATCCTGGGCCTCTTGCGCCCGGGGCTCGTTTACGCAAAGGACGGGGGCAGGTTCTCCCGGGCGCTCGGGGCGCTCGATCTCGCCGGGGCCGAGGTGGTGGTCTCGGCCGATTCGCCGGGAGGCATCGACGCCACGCCTTTCGAATCCCTGCTCCGCGAGGCGCCGGGCGAGAGGGCGGCGCGCGCGTTCGCGGGCGTCGGGCCCGACACGGTGGCCAAGATCCTTTTCACGTCGGGATCCACGGGCCAGCCCAAGGGCGTGCTCAATACCCAGCGCATGCTCTGCTCCAATCAGCAGGCGATCGCCGAGGTCTGGACCTTCCTCGGGAGGAGGCCGCCCGTCGTCGTCGACTGGCTGCCCTGGAGCCATACCTTCGGGGGCAACCACAATTTCAACATGGTGCTCTTTCACGGCGGCACCCTTTACGTCGACGAGGGCCGGCCCACGCCCGAGCTCATCGAGCGGACCGTGAAGAACCTCCGCGAGGTCTCGCCCACGCTCTATTTCAACGTGCCCCGCGGCTTCGACGTGCTCCTGCCCCATCTCGAGTCGGACGAGGCGCTGCGGCGCAATTTCTTCCGCGACCTCGATCTCTTGTTCTACGCGGCCGCCGCCCTGCCGCAAAGCCTGTGGACGCGGCTCGAGGAGGCCAGCGTGCGCGCGCGCGGCGAGCGGGTGGTGATGGTCTCGGCCTGGGGGTCGACGGAGACGTCGCCCATGGTCACCACCGTGCATTTTCCGATCGATCGCGCCGGCGTCATCGGCCTGCCCGCGCCGGGGACCGAATTGAAGATGGTCCCGAACGGCGGCAAGCTCGAATTGCGCGTGCGCGGCCCGAACGTGACCCCCGGGTATCTCGGGCGCGACGATTTGACCCGCGAGGCCTTCGACGAGGACGGCTTCTACCGCATCGGCGACGCGGGCAAATTCGCCGATCCGGACGATCCGGCGGCGGGCATCATCTTCGATGGCCGCGTCGCCGAGGATTTCAAGCTGACGAGCGGCACGTGGGTCCACGCGGGCGCGGTGCGCGTCGCGGCCATCGCGGCGGCGTCGCCCGTCATTCAGGACGCGGTGGTGACGGGCCACGACCGGACCGAGATTGGCCTGCTCGTCTTCCCGAGCCTCGCCGGCTGCCGCGCGGTATGCCCGGGCGCCCCGGCCGACGCGCCGCTCGAGGCGCTCGTCGATCGGCCCGAGGTCGTGGCGCGCCTGCGCGAGGGCCTCGGCGCGTACAACGAGGCCAATCCGGCGAGCAGCACCCGCATCGCGCGGGCGCTCTTTTTGCTCGAGCCGCCCAGCATCGACGCCGGCGAGATCACCGACAAGGGCTACATCAACCAGCGCGCCGTTCTCGAGCGGCGGACGGGCCTCGTCGAGGCGCTCTACACCGACAGCGCACCGGGCGTGCTGCGGCTGTAA
- a CDS encoding peptidoglycan-binding domain-containing protein: MALDPSIAAGAAPGTGIFAPWVDLLPEPAKPPEQWLKYVKQMPVDPNDRPPQLVRTVNLLPAPAHGISSPDDVHAIADFILKRARQGIGDIFAHPDYASASGPGEAWARAIAEHQTGIPYTQPAYFYDGGQSEVTQQLVTRGRYPLAGQCQQSVTTALAMGGWDGGKWGDIGSGIDAQPYCASLGEGLTDVPPVLAEFSDALWNSIGIGSCLFWSAPCPTTRDGQTCGGSSHAPGCGKGSGHVAMVIRKHPKLRKWQLWDTTTSFNDPLTHAAAGQGARMLWESHWWDWIPQTLSGGSWVFRGIARIKGLGQLRAGLRPRGRARLLLRRRGDDKLLFRSPWLSLEKENLPVSWLLRSLRGAPFHAEIEPTWCINSARDVPGPNAPDNRPLLDCTCTAEGHARMSWKPQQGLHNRPRVSDWSPEEAYAEKAAPKPPPPAPVPLNEVPLELGIGSPAKPKSKSPGKPPAAPAPAPAPSGGAPGSGVFASALLRGEPALAPIAQGKGSLEKGERGDAVKALQVGLVALGLPVPGGADGVFGKGTTEAVKRFQGDHGLGVDGVVGKATVHALDKALLAQGK, encoded by the coding sequence TTGGCTCTGGATCCGTCGATCGCGGCGGGCGCGGCGCCGGGCACGGGCATCTTCGCCCCGTGGGTGGATCTGCTGCCCGAGCCCGCGAAGCCGCCCGAGCAATGGCTGAAGTACGTGAAGCAAATGCCGGTCGATCCGAACGATCGGCCGCCTCAGCTCGTGCGCACCGTGAACCTCCTCCCCGCCCCCGCGCACGGCATCTCGAGCCCCGACGACGTCCACGCGATCGCGGACTTCATCCTGAAGCGCGCGCGGCAGGGCATCGGCGACATCTTCGCGCACCCCGATTACGCGAGCGCGAGCGGCCCCGGCGAGGCGTGGGCGCGGGCGATCGCCGAGCACCAGACCGGCATCCCCTATACCCAGCCCGCCTATTTCTACGACGGCGGGCAATCCGAGGTCACGCAGCAGCTCGTCACCAGGGGCCGCTACCCGCTCGCCGGGCAATGCCAGCAATCGGTGACGACGGCGCTCGCGATGGGCGGTTGGGACGGCGGTAAATGGGGCGACATCGGTTCGGGCATCGACGCGCAGCCTTATTGCGCCTCGCTCGGCGAAGGCCTCACCGACGTCCCGCCCGTGCTCGCCGAATTCTCGGACGCGCTCTGGAATTCGATCGGCATCGGCTCTTGCCTCTTCTGGTCCGCCCCGTGCCCCACCACCAGGGACGGCCAGACGTGCGGCGGTTCGAGCCACGCCCCCGGGTGCGGCAAGGGCAGCGGACACGTGGCGATGGTGATCCGCAAGCACCCGAAGCTGCGAAAATGGCAGCTCTGGGACACGACCACGTCCTTCAACGATCCGCTCACGCACGCCGCCGCCGGCCAGGGGGCGCGGATGCTGTGGGAGTCGCATTGGTGGGACTGGATCCCGCAGACGCTGAGCGGGGGGAGCTGGGTTTTCCGCGGAATCGCGCGCATCAAGGGGCTCGGGCAGCTACGGGCGGGGCTTCGGCCGCGCGGGCGGGCGCGCCTGCTCTTGCGGCGCCGGGGCGACGACAAGCTCCTCTTCCGCTCGCCGTGGCTCTCGCTGGAAAAGGAGAACCTGCCGGTCTCCTGGCTCCTGCGCTCCTTGCGCGGCGCGCCCTTCCACGCCGAGATCGAGCCGACCTGGTGCATCAACTCGGCGCGCGACGTCCCCGGGCCCAATGCTCCGGACAACCGGCCGCTGCTCGATTGCACGTGCACGGCCGAGGGCCACGCGCGCATGAGCTGGAAGCCGCAGCAGGGCCTCCACAACCGCCCTCGCGTCTCGGATTGGTCACCCGAGGAGGCTTACGCGGAAAAGGCCGCGCCGAAGCCCCCGCCCCCCGCCCCCGTGCCTCTGAATGAGGTGCCCCTCGAGCTCGGCATCGGTTCCCCGGCCAAACCCAAGAGCAAGTCCCCGGGGAAACCGCCCGCCGCGCCAGCGCCAGCGCCAGCACCCTCCGGCGGTGCGCCTGGCAGCGGGGTCTTCGCCAGCGCGCTGCTCCGCGGCGAGCCCGCGCTCGCGCCGATTGCCCAGGGCAAAGGCTCGCTCGAGAAGGGCGAGCGCGGAGACGCGGTGAAGGCATTGCAGGTGGGCCTCGTCGCGCTCGGATTGCCGGTCCCGGGCGGGGCGGACGGCGTCTTCGGCAAGGGGACGACGGAGGCCGTGAAGCGCTTTCAGGGCGACCACGGCCTCGGGGTGGACGGCGTCGTCGGAAAGGCGACGGTGCACGCGCTCGACAAGGCGCTCCTGGCGCAGGGGAAATGA
- a CDS encoding BON domain-containing protein yields MRDEQAVVERVEAALRRMPEIDFARHPIGVKLRGDVLTMEGEVSDIAAKKLALEQGAMPLEVRWVEDRIRVAPAVAMGDGEIRDHVRDALLGEPSLVECAVRLYARGAIVIGREPPVPARGAVDVSIDRGVVTLDGRTPSLSHKRLAGVLCWWVPGVRDVVNALAVVPPEEDNDGELADALRLIYDKNPFLDGAAIGVHAEGSIVTLRGWVASDEQRAMAERDAWFVTGVGHVVNRIEVHRS; encoded by the coding sequence ATGAGGGATGAGCAGGCGGTCGTGGAGCGGGTCGAGGCGGCGCTGCGTCGAATGCCGGAGATCGATTTCGCGCGCCATCCGATCGGGGTGAAGCTGCGCGGAGACGTGCTCACCATGGAGGGCGAGGTCTCGGACATCGCGGCCAAGAAGCTCGCGCTCGAGCAGGGCGCGATGCCGCTCGAGGTGCGCTGGGTCGAGGACCGCATCCGCGTCGCGCCCGCCGTGGCCATGGGCGACGGCGAGATCCGCGATCACGTGCGCGACGCGCTCCTCGGCGAGCCCTCCCTCGTCGAGTGCGCGGTCCGGCTCTACGCGCGCGGCGCCATCGTCATCGGCCGCGAGCCTCCGGTGCCCGCGCGCGGCGCCGTCGACGTGAGCATCGACCGCGGCGTGGTCACGCTCGACGGCCGCACGCCGAGCCTGTCGCACAAGCGGCTGGCGGGGGTGCTCTGCTGGTGGGTGCCCGGCGTGCGCGACGTCGTCAACGCGCTCGCGGTGGTGCCGCCGGAGGAAGACAACGACGGCGAGCTCGCCGACGCGCTACGTCTCATTTACGACAAGAATCCGTTCCTCGACGGAGCGGCCATCGGGGTTCACGCGGAGGGGAGCATCGTGACGCTGCGCGGCTGGGTCGCGAGCGACGAGCAGCGCGCGATGGCCGAGCGGGATGCGTGGTTCGTGACAGGCGTGGGCCACGTCGTGAACCGCATCGAGGTGCACCGCTCGTAA
- a CDS encoding ATP-binding protein, translating into MRTFTAEGPCDPLRHHHLPAAPRLPEARGLIDEGSYFLLRSPRRTGKTTTLLALAAELSREGRYAALCVPCAVGETSSDATRAQVAEEALLASLRLAAEHDLPPALRPPVFPSSAEGTRILTALDAWARACPRPIVLFLDDIDALRGPSLRSVLGQLAAGFSRRPAAFPWSVALSSEIDLRDERLGGGELSRAGLPGPFDIAVSTEAMRRFTEDETRALYAQHAAETGQRFDEPALRAALVATAGHPFLVQALGREIARGVEPPAPVTADHVEEAAARLVQKGVTPIDNLAALLADERVRRVIEPLLAGRVDVAAARAEDVDHARDIGLLAPDAPARIEGGIHRALVPRLLASGVERVVSDDPAQLFGGEGRLDMALLLDRFAAFYAAHGEALSRATAYEAIAPELVLLGYLHRALHGRGRVVCDYGVGRGRVDVLLSIPLGDAPAQREALVLVSRRKGERGAKKRGLGWLEVALDRLQLQEGTLVLFDRRKSAPRHSRIRMRQLRTAKGRIARFLRA; encoded by the coding sequence ATGCGCACGTTCACCGCCGAGGGTCCCTGCGATCCCCTTCGCCACCATCACCTGCCCGCCGCGCCCCGCCTCCCCGAGGCCCGCGGCCTCATCGACGAAGGCAGCTATTTTCTCCTGCGCTCGCCGAGGCGCACCGGAAAGACCACGACGCTCCTCGCCCTCGCCGCCGAGCTTTCGCGCGAGGGCCGATACGCCGCGCTCTGCGTCCCCTGCGCGGTCGGCGAGACGTCGAGCGACGCGACGCGCGCGCAGGTCGCCGAGGAGGCCTTGCTCGCCTCGCTGCGCCTCGCCGCCGAGCACGATCTGCCGCCCGCGCTGCGCCCCCCCGTTTTCCCCTCCTCTGCGGAAGGCACGCGCATCCTCACCGCGCTCGACGCGTGGGCGCGCGCGTGCCCCCGCCCGATCGTCCTGTTCCTCGACGACATCGACGCCCTTCGCGGCCCGAGCCTGCGCTCGGTGCTCGGCCAGCTCGCGGCCGGTTTTTCCCGACGACCCGCCGCGTTCCCCTGGTCCGTCGCGCTCTCCAGCGAGATCGATCTACGCGACGAGCGCCTCGGCGGCGGCGAGCTTTCGCGCGCGGGCCTGCCCGGCCCCTTCGACATCGCCGTCTCGACCGAGGCCATGCGCCGCTTCACCGAAGACGAGACCCGCGCCCTCTACGCGCAGCACGCCGCCGAGACCGGCCAGCGCTTCGACGAGCCCGCCTTGCGCGCCGCGCTCGTGGCCACCGCGGGCCATCCCTTCCTCGTCCAGGCCCTCGGGCGCGAGATCGCCCGCGGCGTCGAGCCCCCTGCGCCCGTCACCGCCGACCACGTCGAGGAGGCCGCCGCGCGCCTCGTGCAAAAGGGCGTCACGCCGATCGACAACCTCGCCGCGCTCCTCGCCGACGAGCGCGTTCGCCGCGTGATCGAGCCCCTTCTGGCAGGCCGCGTCGATGTCGCCGCCGCGCGCGCGGAGGACGTCGACCACGCGCGTGACATCGGCCTGCTCGCGCCCGACGCGCCTGCCCGCATCGAGGGCGGCATCCACCGCGCGCTCGTCCCGCGCCTGCTCGCGTCCGGCGTGGAGCGCGTCGTCTCCGACGATCCAGCGCAGCTTTTCGGGGGCGAAGGCCGCCTCGACATGGCCCTGTTGCTCGACCGTTTTGCCGCGTTCTACGCCGCGCACGGCGAGGCGCTCTCGCGCGCGACGGCGTACGAGGCGATCGCGCCCGAGCTCGTGCTCCTCGGCTACCTTCACCGCGCGCTGCATGGCCGCGGCCGCGTGGTGTGCGATTACGGCGTCGGCCGCGGTCGCGTGGACGTGCTCCTCTCGATCCCCCTCGGCGATGCGCCCGCGCAGCGTGAGGCGCTCGTGCTCGTCTCGCGCAGGAAGGGTGAGCGGGGCGCGAAAAAACGCGGGCTCGGGTGGCTCGAGGTTGCGCTCGATCGGCTGCAATTACAGGAGGGCACGCTCGTCCTCTTCGACCGCAGAAAGAGCGCGCCGCGTCATTCGCGCATCCGAATGCGTCAGCTCCGAACTGCGAAAGGCCGAATCGCGCGATTTTTGCGCGCGTAA
- a CDS encoding epoxide hydrolase family protein, producing the protein MPPRPYRIDVPESILVDLHRRLDATRFPEPLPGGGWERGADVAYVRELCAYWRHQYDWRKHEAELNRYPQFVCEVDGVDIHFWHVRGKGPAPIPLLLVHGWPGSILEFHHLIGPLTDPAAHGGDAADAFDVVIPALPGYGFSGKPREAGWDGARIAAAFDRLMVDELGYGRYGSQGGDWGSIVTMALGTNHAAHVIGIHLNMTVAAPPPGEEQSEEAKAHGQKLAAWQVAEAGYSHVQGSKPMSLAIAQSDSPAGIAAWIVEKFRTWSDCGGDVESAFSKDWLLTNLMFYWAPNSIGSAANLYYETFTKPLDMRSPVRVPTAVAAFPKEIIVSPRSWLEARFDLRRYTEMPRGGHFAAVEAPDLLLEDVRAFFRGLR; encoded by the coding sequence ATGCCTCCTCGCCCTTACCGAATCGATGTCCCCGAGAGCATTCTCGTCGATCTCCACCGTCGCCTCGACGCGACGCGCTTCCCGGAGCCGCTCCCCGGCGGCGGCTGGGAGCGCGGCGCCGACGTCGCCTACGTGCGCGAGCTCTGCGCGTACTGGCGTCACCAGTACGACTGGCGCAAGCACGAGGCCGAGCTGAATCGATATCCGCAGTTCGTCTGCGAGGTCGACGGCGTCGACATTCACTTCTGGCACGTCCGCGGCAAGGGCCCCGCGCCCATCCCGCTCCTGCTCGTCCACGGCTGGCCCGGGTCCATCCTCGAGTTTCACCACCTCATCGGCCCCCTGACGGATCCCGCCGCGCACGGCGGCGACGCGGCGGACGCATTCGACGTCGTCATCCCCGCCCTGCCCGGTTATGGATTCAGCGGCAAGCCTCGCGAGGCCGGATGGGACGGCGCGCGCATTGCCGCGGCCTTCGATCGGCTCATGGTCGACGAGCTCGGCTATGGCCGCTACGGCTCGCAGGGCGGTGATTGGGGCAGCATCGTCACGATGGCGCTCGGAACCAACCACGCCGCGCACGTGATCGGAATCCACCTCAACATGACCGTAGCCGCGCCTCCCCCGGGGGAGGAACAGAGCGAAGAGGCCAAGGCCCACGGCCAGAAGCTCGCGGCCTGGCAGGTGGCCGAGGCGGGTTACAGCCACGTGCAGGGCTCGAAGCCGATGTCGCTCGCCATCGCGCAGTCCGACTCGCCGGCGGGGATCGCCGCGTGGATCGTCGAGAAGTTCCGCACCTGGAGCGACTGCGGAGGCGACGTGGAGAGCGCCTTCTCCAAGGACTGGCTGCTGACGAACCTGATGTTCTACTGGGCGCCGAACAGCATCGGGAGCGCGGCCAACCTGTATTACGAGACCTTCACCAAACCGCTGGACATGCGATCGCCCGTGCGCGTGCCGACGGCGGTGGCTGCGTTCCCCAAGGAGATCATCGTTTCGCCCCGGAGCTGGCTGGAGGCGCGATTCGATCTGCGGCGCTACACGGAAATGCCGCGGGGCGGCCATTTTGCCGCCGTCGAGGCGCCCGATCTGCTGCTCGAGGACGTGCGCGCCTTCTTCCGCGGGCTGCGCTGA